The Danio aesculapii chromosome 8, fDanAes4.1, whole genome shotgun sequence genome window below encodes:
- the si:ch211-158d24.4 gene encoding uncharacterized protein si:ch211-158d24.4 has protein sequence MEKANEQADMVLIVSEPESRLRLQYRSLRRQVLFIQTFSVLFCVTCCTFTLMYHANASICKENITEQPPRTEMQRIEFNQRDTTFIRLKVKDRLDVKTGDVPWYKFTTQDLPDYSGYFTLAEDGKSLEVHRLGTYKVSLQITYRGLDNYINETILQQDIVKYPDGYDGRILLLTSTETLNFTSRYWRKSLLSEGIFSLQAGDKLIVASNNLPLIDISHQTTFFVVYPHFSSW, from the exons ATGGAGAAGGCAAACGAACAAGCAGACATGGTTTTAATAGTGTCCGAGCCGGAGAGCCGCCTGCGGTTACAGTACCGCTCACTGCGGCGACAAGTGTTATTCATCCAGACCTTCAGCGTGCTGTTCTGCGTCACCTGCTGCACTTTCACGCTTATGTATCACGCAAACGCGTCCATCTGCAAG GAAAATATCACTGAACAGCCACCTAGAACTG AGATGCAGCGCATTGAATTTAATCAAAGAGACACAACTTTCATTCGTCTAAAAG TCAAAGACAGACTTGATGTTAAGACAGGAGATGTGCCATGGTACAAGTTCACAACACAAGATCTTCCAGATTATAGTGGATACTTCACTTTGGCTGAAGATGGTAAATCTCTTGAAGTCCATCGATTGGGAACATACAAAGTCTCTCTACAGATTACGTACAGAGGACTTGATAACTACATCAATGAAACCATTCTGCAGCAGGATATTGTAAAATATCCTGACGGCTATGATGGACGCATTCTTCTGCTCACTTCCACTGAAACGTTGAACTTTACATCCCGGTACTGGAGAAAGAGTCTGTTGTCTGAAGGTATTTTTTCTCTTCAAGCTGGGGATAAACTCATAGTAGCGTCCAACAATCTGCCCCTCATTGACATTTCTCACCAAACAACTTTCTTTGTGGTTTATCCACATTTTTCATCATGGTGA